In Runella sp. SP2, the genomic window GTACCGTTGCATGATTTCGGATACTTCCTCAACGGGGCGGTAGGTTTCGACGTAGTGAATGTCTTCGTCGTAGATGTTGCCGATTTTGGTGTTTTTTCGGGCTAACACCAAGTTTTTGAGCGAAATAAGCCCTAGCAGGGTCTGATTGTCGTCAACAACATAGACAGCATACACTTTTTCAACGTCTTCGGCTTGTTTACGAATCTCTTCAATACACTCATTGACCGTCCAATTGACGTTGGCTTTGACCAATTCTTTTTGCATCAACCCCCCAGCCACATCTTCGTCGTAGGGGAGGAGGTCGATGATAAAACGGGCTTGTTCACGGTCTTCTAGCAGCCCAATGACCTCTTCCCGAACCTGAATGGGCTGCTCTTGGAGCAAATCCACGGCATCATCCGAATCAAAAACTTCGATGTAACGTGCAATTTCGGCAGACGAAAAATTTGTCAGAAAACGTTTGCGGTCTTCGGGTTCTATTTCTGCCAAAATTTCGGCACCTATTTCCGTATTGAGCAAGCTAAAAAGGTAATGGGCGGGTTCGGTCTCCAGCTCATACAACAACATGGTGATGTCGGCAGGGTACAACTCATCCATTTCTGCCCGAAGCAAGGCATCGTCTCGTCCAGTGATGGCCGTTTCAATTTTTTCGAGAAACTCTTTGGTTAATTCAAACGTCATACCTTCAATACGTCTTTATCGGCTATTCGCCGCTGGCAGGTTGATTTTCTACAAGCTGGGTTAACAAAACAAAATCAGCCACGCTAAGTTGCTCGGCGCGTTTGTCAAGAAGCGGGTGATTAAAAGTGATACCGAGCGGTTTGAGCGCATTCCGAAGCGTTTTACGTCGTTGATTAAAACCCGCCTTCACTACTTGGGTAAACTGCTTTTCGTCACAATCAAGTTTGTCAACTTGGTTGCGCTTGAGTCGAACCACGCCTGATTGTACTTTTGGAGGCGGATCAAACGCTTCGGGCGGAACGGTAAAGGAATATTCGATGTCATAAAAGGCTTGAAGCAAAACGCTCAAAATGCCGTAGTCCTTTTTCCCTGGAGGCGCTGCGATTCGGAGCGCTACTTCTTTTTGAAACATCCCAATGATTTCTGGAATGAGGTCGCGGTAATCAAGGGCCTTAAAAAGAATTTGGGAAGAAATATTGTAAGGATAATTGCCAATCAAGGCAAATCGCCCAGTCCCAGTGGAAGTACCATTTTGAATAGACTGGTACCATTCGTTGAGGTTCATTCGGAGAAAATCGCCCCCGATGATTTTACCTTCGAGTTTGGGAAAATTTACTTTTAGATAGGCGACTGATTCACGGTCTATCTCAACCACATAGGTGTTGTACTGTTCCTTGGGTAAAATAAACTGCGTCAATACCCCCATTCCTGGGCCGATTTCGAGCACAGTGTCGTATCCTCCGTGTCCAGAGAGAAGGTCAGCGATGCGGTAGGAAGCGTCCAAATCGCGTAAAAAGTGCTGTCCTAAGTGTTTTTTTGCTTTAACTTTCATGCCTTGGAGGCTTTTGTGGGGCTATGTTTGGGCAATTGCGGCACGAAAGTACAAAATAACCCTTTGGGGAGGGCTATCGAGGAGTAGGAAATGTTAGAGCAGTAGCCGTGCAGTCTAGTTGGAAGCAACCAGACCGCACGTTTCAAGTGGGAAGTTATTCAAAACCCAACTTTGTTTTAGAAGTTTGGACTTCGGGGCACGACATAAAAAGTTTCCACAATAATCCTGTACGGTGGTTTTCAATCATGCAAATAATGGGGCCTTGGTCGATGGCCAAAAATGAATTGGCCCACCAAAGGTTAGTAAGATTGAAAGCGTCAACAAAACCATAGTCTTTCCAAATTTTATCGCCCAATTTGTAGTAGAAAAACCGCAATGCCCGCATCGACTCTTGTGGCGTGTAAGGCATAGCCGAAATCGCCGCAGTGGGGCTGATGACCCCCAAATCTTCGGTGGGAGAGTGGGCCGCGTAACCGTTGTTGGTGTCGCTGGCCGTAAGTCCCCAACAATCAGCACTGTAGCCCGAATAATTTTTAGGATTGGCCAGACAGTACTTGTAATTGATTTGGGTATGTGCCAAGTTTTGTTGCCAATAATCGGCGTATTGGTCTTTTAATCCTTTGGGGTTGAGGCCCAAAAACGAATAATGAGAGAAGAACAACGGCCCGCCTAAGTCAAATCCGAGGGGCAATGTTACGCCATAAAACTGCTTGCCATTTTTTATTTTACCATTCTCAGCCCAGCCATTGGTATATACATCTTTGTTGATACTGTGGGTAGGAGAGCCAGCGGCTAAGAAGTAGGTAATCAAACATTCGTTCCAACCGTGAATTTGGTGATTCATGCGCCATTCGTAGTTGGGCGACCAATGCCAGTACAATACTTTTTCGCCGTTTTTGGTGTGCCAATCCCATTCAACAGCATTACAAATCTCGTTGATGGTTTGGCGAAGCGCGGTTTCTTCGGTTGTTTTTTTGTCAAAATACTGGCGAGCAGTCATTAATCCTTGGATGAGATAAGCGGTTTCAACCAAGTCGCCGCCGTTGTCGTAGGTACTAAACGGAACGGTGGCGCCCGTTGTGCCGTTCAACCAATGAGGAAAAACGCCGTGGTGGGTTTTGGTTTTATTTTTTAGAAAATCAGTCATTTTAGCCAAACGCTCAATCGCTTGTTGACGAGTGATAAAACCGCGCTCAACTGCCACCACCATGGCCATGATGCCAAAGCCTGTTCCGCCTGAGGTGCAAACATCGCCTGAGGTGTTTCGTTCGCGGGCAAGCCCAGAGACAGGGTGACCAAACTCCCAGAAATAGCGAAATGTCTGCTTTTGTACCAAGGTCAACAGCTCATCGTCGCTAATACGTGGGAATTTATCGGCGGTATCGAGGGCCGTGGTTAGTCCAAAATTAATGTTGGTATTCAGAGGGGTAGTTTTACGGGACTCCAGCTCTGGTCCTACCAAAATATTATACTGCGTAATGCTTTTCAAAGGCTGTTGGGGAACAATCCGAACCGCGCTGTCGGCCTTAAAAAAAGTGTAATTGAGGGGGATTTTGGCCGATGACTGGCGTTCCACCAACGAAATCGCCGCGGGGGCGGAGGTCGTATTGAGTGGTGCCGAAAAACTTATTTCAATTTTGGGCAAAAGGTTGGTATTGTTGGCATAAAACCCACCAGATTGTTGGTCGTTGACGGTCACCAACGTATAGTAAAATTGCTCAGGGGTAGCAATGTTTTGGGTTTTGCAGGAAAAAAAACTCGTTGAAACAATAAGCGCAGATACGCTGGCAAAGTAAAGGAGTGGTTTTAGGGTAACCATAATGAATGTGATTTTGGGATGCGCCAATGACTTTAGTGCCTAAAGAAAGAGCACCCCTCGGAGGAGATGGTGCTCTTGTATCGTAAAAAGTAGGGTAAAAAAGTAAAAGCTAAGAACTAGCGACCAGCAGTCTCAAGCTGATAAAGTGAGCTAATGTCACCTTCTGAAAGGGCTTTGTTCCAAACCCGAATTTCGTCAATCATTCCTGTCAAAGGTACTTGCCAAGCGTCAGGTGTTCCTGAGATGTTGGTGCCCCATGCGCCAATGATTGGCTTGGTTGGGGTGGTGAAGTTAAGCGTCCCTGTTGTCCCTCTCAATTCCCACTCTGGGTTTGAAACCTTAACACCGTTTGCGTAAATTTTGAAGTTAGAGGTTGCGCCATCCCATGTCATAACTATGTGCGTCCATGTACCGCCAAATTTTGCGGCCTGAACACCTCCTTTGGTAGGTTCGTTGCGCGAGTCTTGCCAAGAGTCATTACCATTTACTTTAGTAACGACCAGTCCTTTCAATACCAAAGTATCAGAAGCTGCTTTTCTCCAACCTGTTTCGGCCATCAAGTTGACGTTACCTGCCCATTCGTTGGGGCGGGTAAGTGTAAAAAATACCGATGGATTTGTACCGTTGTTTTTCACGTTAGCCCAAAGGCTGATGGTCGCATTGGGAAGGCTGTTTAATGAAGCGATGGCGTCG contains:
- a CDS encoding glucoamylase family protein; the encoded protein is MVTLKPLLYFASVSALIVSTSFFSCKTQNIATPEQFYYTLVTVNDQQSGGFYANNTNLLPKIEISFSAPLNTTSAPAAISLVERQSSAKIPLNYTFFKADSAVRIVPQQPLKSITQYNILVGPELESRKTTPLNTNINFGLTTALDTADKFPRISDDELLTLVQKQTFRYFWEFGHPVSGLARERNTSGDVCTSGGTGFGIMAMVVAVERGFITRQQAIERLAKMTDFLKNKTKTHHGVFPHWLNGTTGATVPFSTYDNGGDLVETAYLIQGLMTARQYFDKKTTEETALRQTINEICNAVEWDWHTKNGEKVLYWHWSPNYEWRMNHQIHGWNECLITYFLAAGSPTHSINKDVYTNGWAENGKIKNGKQFYGVTLPLGFDLGGPLFFSHYSFLGLNPKGLKDQYADYWQQNLAHTQINYKYCLANPKNYSGYSADCWGLTASDTNNGYAAHSPTEDLGVISPTAAISAMPYTPQESMRALRFFYYKLGDKIWKDYGFVDAFNLTNLWWANSFLAIDQGPIICMIENHRTGLLWKLFMSCPEVQTSKTKLGFE
- the mgtE gene encoding magnesium transporter, with the translated sequence MTFELTKEFLEKIETAITGRDDALLRAEMDELYPADITMLLYELETEPAHYLFSLLNTEIGAEILAEIEPEDRKRFLTNFSSAEIARYIEVFDSDDAVDLLQEQPIQVREEVIGLLEDREQARFIIDLLPYDEDVAGGLMQKELVKANVNWTVNECIEEIRKQAEDVEKVYAVYVVDDNQTLLGLISLKNLVLARKNTKIGNIYDEDIHYVETYRPVEEVSEIMQRYDLEAIPVVNVQKRLLGRITIDDVLDVIIEKAEEDIQAISGITGEVEEDDNLWQQVKGRLPWLIVGVIGSLMAATVIRVFEGELSKIAALAMFIPIMGSTGGNVGIQTASLIVQALADKSGLEISWKERLLKIIVIASLNGLIIGLLAGLYVLVFSETQLVWVVSLSLMAVVLLASFMGTITPLILDRFGINPAVASGPFITTANDLVGIGTYFLIAHFLLKM
- the rsmA gene encoding 16S rRNA (adenine(1518)-N(6)/adenine(1519)-N(6))-dimethyltransferase RsmA, giving the protein MKVKAKKHLGQHFLRDLDASYRIADLLSGHGGYDTVLEIGPGMGVLTQFILPKEQYNTYVVEIDRESVAYLKVNFPKLEGKIIGGDFLRMNLNEWYQSIQNGTSTGTGRFALIGNYPYNISSQILFKALDYRDLIPEIIGMFQKEVALRIAAPPGKKDYGILSVLLQAFYDIEYSFTVPPEAFDPPPKVQSGVVRLKRNQVDKLDCDEKQFTQVVKAGFNQRRKTLRNALKPLGITFNHPLLDKRAEQLSVADFVLLTQLVENQPASGE
- a CDS encoding LamG domain-containing protein translates to MKTSKILLGALASAIITGSMLTSCSKEEALPPIGGYNSADEVASSNLVAYWGLNGDPKEAKSGSAPTKSQNVSYSTGIKGQAANFAAGYLAYDAIASLNSLPNATISLWANVKNNGTNPSVFFTLTRPNEWAGNVNLMAETGWRKAASDTLVLKGLVVTKVNGNDSWQDSRNEPTKGGVQAAKFGGTWTHIVMTWDGATSNFKIYANGVKVSNPEWELRGTTGTLNFTTPTKPIIGAWGTNISGTPDAWQVPLTGMIDEIRVWNKALSEGDISSLYQLETAGR